The region CGGAGGGTCCCCCGACCGCTGGGGGGGCTCGTTCCCAGCCGGCTGGACAATAACGAGGTCTTTCTGGCAACGTTAACCACAGCTGGTATTGTCTGAGGCCGGAGAGAAGGAGAACATGCCCCTGGTTGTCAGGGTGGTGGTGTCAGCATCTATGGAGCTCGTTGGgcttttaaatgattaaatcaGCCGAGTCATATCTGATTAAGAAGGCATCTCTAAACAATGTGCCGTGTTGTCGTCACGCTGTCGCGCGTTCCCAAACAAAGGCGTCGCCGTACGGCATGAATCCGTACCGATTCGTACGAAACGGCAGTTTTACGGCGTTTACACAAGGATTTAAAGCGGGGTACGTGTTTTCTGTTGGCTTTTATTCACGGCAGAGCAGCGGCCATTATTCTTTCTGCAGCCAAAATGACATTTTGATTGAAATTCAAGATTATTTAgatagtttttcctttttcatatCAGAGTTGCTCATCACACAGAATATTGCAGCTTGCTCTGTTTCCTGTTCTGCTTTTTAGAGTAACTCTCATTTACCAGCTGATAACGGCTGGGTCACGCTAtcttttagcttttaactttgGTTTCAAACAATCCGTCGTAGTCCCCTCTCAGCCGGCTAACCGGCCGCGTGCAGCTGCAGAGAAGTCGCCACTTTCTGCAGCATCTCGGTATAATGACTTTGATGATGTGAAGATGGATCGCTTCCCTTTCGTGCTCCATCTTGTCTGCGTGGATTTCTCTCAACAACAGACGGAGACGTCCCAAAATGCAGAAGGCGATTTGGGATGCGTGGTCGAACGAGCGTCCGAGTTAAAATGGGGAAGTTGTAACCCAGAGTGATCTCTTCAGCAGTTCCCAGCAGAGCGCTGTTTGTCTGAGCACTTCCTGCTGTGTGTTGCTGCAAGACGAGAAGAGAGGAGAAGGGAGGGGGAGGACTAGAACGACATCAGTGCGTCGTCTGGTCCTGGTTTTCCCTCCAAACGTTCTCACACTGCTGACCGGCCCCGACACGCAATCACTTCCAAAGGAATTTGGGTTTCTCTTGGGCGCGCCGAGGCCCCGGGTTGGGAAAACGGAGCTGCATTCACGGCTCCTAATAGCCAGATGTTTGAGGAGGCCGATGGAGGCTGTCGGTGCTCGACTGAAGGACGAGCGGATCAGAACGGGTTGTTGATGCTCGTGTCTTTATAGGAGGAGGGATTTTTGACAGGAGGAAGCAGCTTGTCCTGACGCCTTCCTCTTTTGCTTCAGCATAGATCCACCAACACTCGGCGCCGACGGGCTCCTCTGCCGCTTCTAGTTATTTATGGAGTAGGAGACGCTCCTCGCTCTTCGTGATAAGATCTTTGagtgctttatttttgtttgtttcagggTGTTTGCTTGTTAGTTGAAAGGAACCGGCAGATAAATGTGGTTCTTCTTTTAAAGTGTCACTTCTTCAAATTAGGTAGGAAATTGAGTTAATGCTGTGATTTTGCAACCACCTCTCTAAGCCTTTATTTTGTTCTGGcttccccccccaaaaaaaaaaagacgggcGGTCCgactgttttgtgtgtttgccgGGTTGTTGGGGAGTTAAACCAAAGTGGTGAGGAACGGCGTTCGGGTCATACTGCGATCCCGCtgcgttttttttctccccagacGTTGCTTCGCTCTCTGGAGGCGATCAGGTTTTCCTGGCTAATGCCGACGTCCGATTCTGGGTGATCCTGTCGCTGGTCCTTTTTGAAAGGGGTCAAGGGTTTTACTCAAACGGAAAGTGATGGAATTACAATATTATTAATTGATCCCAACTAGTgttgtatctttttttattttttttattaagcatCACTTAATAAAAAAGTGCATTGAAGAACCCTCTGCTTGTTGGTTGATGTCTTTACAGACTGAAAATGGCGAGACTTCCTAGTTCTCCTGTGTTTAATGAAGAGGAATTAGAATTTATATTATTTGGCTGCTAATCCCTCAACATTTCATCTTCCGATCTTGATTTCTATCTGCAAACTGCGGATTCTGGACACCGTCCTAACTCACCTGTCGATGCTTCAAAGTTATCGATTATTAAAGTTAAGCGTCCCATTCTCTGACTTACTGTCCTGACTGCTTAAACAGCGACGGTGTGTGGGCTGTGTTGTACTTCATTGTGTGAAACACGCCTTTGTTCAAACGAGCCCTGGTGCTTTAACCTGCCGCCTCCTCTGGTCAAAGTTCACTGAGCTTTCTCCATGAATAAATACCGTATTCTtgggattataaggcgcactgtgaattaacgtgtctttGTCTACATATAAGACGTCCACGCTGACTCTCCACTGATGTTTTACCTTCATAGTCCAGcatactgttgcctacatttcttgccTACAATTCCCACATTTACttccagtgggacgaagcggcagaacggatggtaaaatgtgtgattagctagctgatcACCTAGAGCCGTTAGTTTTCCAGCagactcccacctgtcagtgagaaaaGAGGGACTGGGATGCTGTGCGTCACATATAAACCAggttgatgtaaagacttctagCCTCCGATACGTTTGGAGCGTGAAACATACCTGTAAGCACGCAGTCTGCCTAAAGTACGCATTGAGTACGCGTGGACCTCCACGCAGTGAAGTACACCCAAGTATGTGAGGGTCTTTACATGAacgcacttctagtttcaacattacagtcaggcagtcttgtagacagctaaGTGGTCCTGTCAGGTAGTGACGCCGTGTACCGTAATACTCCTAATATCCTTTGAGCgaagcggcttcgttgctaaccaaagtcgaaCTTACAAAtttttttgagcgcattgtaccacataggatctgtcagtaagcacaacggcaATCATAaataaggtgcaccatcaatttttgagagaagatttaaggattttaaatgcGCCTAGTCTGAAGAATACGGTAATCCTCAGTCATGTCCTGCAGCGGTGACTCTTGGCTGCTCTACTTCTCTTGTAGTTTTCATATTAGGAGAATTCAAAACGTGTGGTGGCCAATccatttaccccccccccctctctctgtctctctctctctctctctctgtgtcgcTGCAGTCTAGCGCACCATGGCAGAGCATGAGGACCTCACACCGGAGCAGCTAAAGGCGATCGCAGAGGCCAACGAAGAGAAGGAGTCGGACATAAACTACAAACCTCCCGCCCAGAAGAGCTTACAGGAGATCCAGGAGCTGGACAAGGATGACGAGAGCCTGCAGAAGTACAAGCAGGCGCTGCTGGGCAAAGTCGCCGTGGTCGCAGGTTGGTGCTGATCTCGTTCGGCTTGTTTGCGCCATCGACGGCGTCCGTCATCGAACCTCGGGGTGTTTGTTGTGGAAACAGTGGCAGCCAAGATAATTGACATCTGGGAATCCAGCCTTTCGGAGACGGATCGTCTCCTTCCACCTCTTAACGTTCTTTTGACCGAAGCGTTGCGGAGAGTTGGCCCAGGGCGACCAGCGCCTCCGTCTCCAGCTGTTTGTTTTGGGTTTGACGACGCGGAGAAATATCCCATGCAGCATGTTGCAGGGCCTCCTCGCATAAACAAAGATGGTCGTACAAGATTAGACTCTAAAGTCACGTGtcaaaagtttccatctgcgtCCGCAGGGCTGTCTCTGAATACGTTTCTCTTTGCAGAGTTATGGGAAAGTATTTCCGCCTTCTGACACCCCCTGTGTCCTTTCTTTAGATTTTCTGTAATAGACCGACGCAGCGGTGCACTCTGGTGAATGGGGAGGCAAATGATGCGTAGTTTCACGACGTTTTGCTGATGAGACTTTTTAATTCCCTTTAGTCGTGAAACACCACAGTAACCGACTTCCTAATTAGTGAAAAGCtattttaatctcagtataattaGTGCTGGGGGGGTGCGAGTGTCTGGGTTGTTTTCAAACAGCGTCGTTGAGGCCAGGCAAGGGGATCTTTACTCTGTAGAGCGGTCAAGAGGCTCacggtgactctggaggagttgcaggGACGGCAGCTCGGGTCTGCCGACCTGCTAGTTGTGGAAAAGAAAGCCGCAAGGTGTCCTTTTGGATCGATCACTCCAACCCACGACTGGGACATGGTGAAAAAAGATGGCAGCAGAACTGAACGCTTGGGTCTGTGTGTAAAATGTTCTGTGtagtggaaagttaacccaccATGAAACATGGCGGGGGGACGGGTCCCTGCATCTTTAGACCAGCAGGAGGGTCCAGCCTTCCAGCAGCAGAGCGACCCTAAACGTGCAGTCAGAGCTACAAAGGGAGGTTTGGCTCAGAGTTCAGGTGTGAAGCCTGAAGAACTTCACATCTCAACCCAATCTGAGAAGCAGCCAGTTACGCAGAAGACGACGGGCAAATAGGGTCCGTGTCCGGATGCGTACCAGAAATGACTCTGAGCTGTTATTAAAGGACAATTTGGTTCACCTCAATGGATTTTAATTAGGaaatgatatttaaaaccatgcaTCTGTTGTTATGCTTTAAGATTCTGTCCTAGTTGTTGTCTTTTATCAAAAGTCAAAGTTTGTGGAGTTTGAGGTACTTTAGCATCACATCCCGGTTATGTTTATTGGCACATGATGAAAAACGGCCACTAGAAAGATGTTTATTAATACTCCATGAGAGAGAGAATGCAGGTTTAAAGACACGACCTGTGAGATTCTTCTTCCTTTTACCGCGCTGGTATTAAAGGTCCCATAAATTGTGAtgcttgacctttttttttcttttcccagaTCCCTCTGCGCCTAATGTCCAGGTGACCCGGATGACCCTGTTGTGTGAAACGGCCCCGGCTCCTCTGGTCCTCGACCTCCTGGGTACGTAAGCCCTGTGCAGCCGCAGGTTTTAGAGGGCGTCCGGGAAACAGCGGGAGGAGCCACATTTTCTCTGCCCTCCTGCTCTTATAGATACTAAAGGAAGTCCAGTGATTGCTGACAGGAAGCAATCCCTTCCCTCTGTGCAGATTTAGACACACGGTGACCTGCTGAGTCATTATTCTGCTAATTAGGAATGAAGAGAATCTTAGGGAAGTGGGTTAAGAAGCCCCTTCCTGTTGGTGCGCTTTGTCCCCCCTTAGTGGTCAAAAGGCGGTATAGCAAGGAATGAAAGCTGCTGTCTATTCCTAATCGCtgcgccacctggtggacagtcCTGTTACCACAGCgaattaaaagctttaaaaataaaagcaaaggtTTAAGATTATGAAGCCTGACGGAAAAAACAAATACCGTCGATATATTTATACCTAATGTGATTTAACCAaagttaatttccttttttttttcctacacaATCGTGGCCAAGTAAAGGTGCTAATAAAGCTGATAAAGATTAGTTTTTAAcctgtaatttcttttcttttactactgtaatttttctcttttccaggAGACCTGGAGAACTTCAAGAAGCACCCATTTACGCTGAAGGAGGGCGTGGAGTACAGAGTAAAGATCAACTTCAAGGTACGCGCTGCTGCCGTTCAGGTTGTCTTTGTCCGCTGAGAACCGGAGTTGCTTCTGCAGATTCTGCTGGACCTTCTTCACTCTCCTGGAAGCTGAGGCCGTAACGCGTGATGCTTTGTGCTTTTTGCAGGTCAACAAAGAGATCGTGTCAGGCCTCAAATACATCCAGCAAACATTCAGGAAAGGAGTTAAAGGTAAAGATTTTTCTAAATTTGGTTTAAGTTTGAACTcttaagatgattttttttcaacagctTAAAAAGAAGCTCCTTCTTTAGCTTAGCTTTTTCTTTCTAGTTGCTTTCTGCTGGTTATTTTGTAACTTTCTACATACATACTACTGTTTTCAGGACTGTGCCTGCCTCATCGTTGGcttgaatgttttattttgggttttttaacagaaattgGAGGCAAAAGTTTATCTTTATTGCAGATTATCTTTAATCCAGAGGTTCAAAATGAGACGCGCAGGCTCAAACATCTCTTGTACATTCACCAGCACTATTACTGGGATAAGTTGCACcccatcacattttttttgcagccatCAGGTTTCTTTTCAgaacgtttttattttaattgaccTGCCTATTAAGTATAGGTCATAAATGTTCCATGTTTGGGGTTGAGGCTACTCCCGTTGTCCATACCCACTTGTATGGTGCGTTTGGGATCGTTCTGTTGAATCAACCACTGATGAAGCCC is a window of Fundulus heteroclitus isolate FHET01 unplaced genomic scaffold, MU-UCD_Fhet_4.1 scaffold_48, whole genome shotgun sequence DNA encoding:
- the arhgdia gene encoding rho GDP-dissociation inhibitor 1 codes for the protein MAEHEDLTPEQLKAIAEANEEKESDINYKPPAQKSLQEIQELDKDDESLQKYKQALLGKVAVVADPSAPNVQVTRMTLLCETAPAPLVLDLLGDLENFKKHPFTLKEGVEYRVKINFKVNKEIVSGLKYIQQTFRKGVKVDKTDYMVGSYGPRPDEEYEFLTTMEEAPKGMLARGTYNVKSKFTDDDKYDHLSWEWSLAIKKDWKD